A window from Triplophysa dalaica isolate WHDGS20190420 chromosome 3, ASM1584641v1, whole genome shotgun sequence encodes these proteins:
- the map6d1 gene encoding MAP6 domain-containing protein 1 isoform X1, with protein sequence MAWPCISRVCCLARFWNQFDKSDLSVPLTIQNYSDIGEQEVRSVAKLVSTEQAPRVEYLTPDQRDAAGLRRPHRGRTEPSYKPREDYHPPGVPFPSVTQYKQDYKHWPIPKKDNFPWISNGAKSGIKTDSPVNGLSNGTTQRSRQRGGDQISSYRQEYQPWSGTLPSKPSHKRPTVLGTGADNAPPATSYQAAFSMDTHRHTDGVLESSIQPQQSGRTEVSNKPEEQMLKTKLSPNPSAVFQSKSRIFNI encoded by the exons ATGGCTTGGCCGTGCATCAGCAGAGTCTGTTGCCTGGCCCGGTTCTGGAACCAGTTCGATAAATCGGATTTGTCCGTTCCGCTTACGATACAGAACTACTCGGACATCGGGGAGCAGGAGGTTCGATCCGTCGCCAAACTGGTTTCCACGGAACAGGCGCCGAGAGTCGAATACTTAACGCCGGATCAGCGCGATGCCGCCGGACTCCGACGCCCGCACCGGGGACGGACGGAACCGAGTTACAAACCCCGGGAGGACTATCATCCCCCGGGCGTGCCTTTCCCGAGCGTGACCCAGTATAAACAGGATTACAAACACTGGCCCATCCCGAAAAAGGATAACTTTCCCTGGATCAGTAACGGAGCCAAGAGTGGCATAAAGACGGATAGCCCGGTAAACGGGTTATCTAACGGCACGACGCAGCGGAGCAGGCAGAGAGGCGGAGATCAGATCAGCTCATACAG ACAGGAGTACCAGCCTTGGTCTGGAACTCTGCCATCAAAGCCTTCCCACAAACGGCCCACCGTCTTGGGTACAGGAGCTGACAATGCCCCGCCGGCAACCAGCTACCAGGCTGCTTTCAGCAtggacacacacagacacacagacggTGTATTGGAGTCAAGCATACAACCACAGCAGAGCGGTCGGACGGAGGTCAGCAATAAACCAGAG GAGCAGATGTTGAAGACCAAGCTGTCACCCAACCCGTCAGCCGTCTTTCAAAGCAAATCCAGGATCTTCAACATATGA
- the map6d1 gene encoding MAP6 domain-containing protein 1 isoform X2 produces the protein MAWPCISRVCCLARFWNQFDKSDLSVPLTIQNYSDIGEQEVRSVAKLVSTEQAPRVEYLTPDQRDAAGLRRPHRGRTEPSYKPREDYHPPGVPFPSVTQYKQDYKHWPIPKKDNFPWISNGAKSGIKTDSPVNGLSNGTTQRSRQRGGDQISSYRQEYQPWSGTLPSKPSHKRPTVLGTGADNAPPATSYQAAFSMDTHRHTDGVLESSIQPQQSGRTEVSNKPEMLKTKLSPNPSAVFQSKSRIFNI, from the exons ATGGCTTGGCCGTGCATCAGCAGAGTCTGTTGCCTGGCCCGGTTCTGGAACCAGTTCGATAAATCGGATTTGTCCGTTCCGCTTACGATACAGAACTACTCGGACATCGGGGAGCAGGAGGTTCGATCCGTCGCCAAACTGGTTTCCACGGAACAGGCGCCGAGAGTCGAATACTTAACGCCGGATCAGCGCGATGCCGCCGGACTCCGACGCCCGCACCGGGGACGGACGGAACCGAGTTACAAACCCCGGGAGGACTATCATCCCCCGGGCGTGCCTTTCCCGAGCGTGACCCAGTATAAACAGGATTACAAACACTGGCCCATCCCGAAAAAGGATAACTTTCCCTGGATCAGTAACGGAGCCAAGAGTGGCATAAAGACGGATAGCCCGGTAAACGGGTTATCTAACGGCACGACGCAGCGGAGCAGGCAGAGAGGCGGAGATCAGATCAGCTCATACAG ACAGGAGTACCAGCCTTGGTCTGGAACTCTGCCATCAAAGCCTTCCCACAAACGGCCCACCGTCTTGGGTACAGGAGCTGACAATGCCCCGCCGGCAACCAGCTACCAGGCTGCTTTCAGCAtggacacacacagacacacagacggTGTATTGGAGTCAAGCATACAACCACAGCAGAGCGGTCGGACGGAGGTCAGCAATAAACCAGAG ATGTTGAAGACCAAGCTGTCACCCAACCCGTCAGCCGTCTTTCAAAGCAAATCCAGGATCTTCAACATATGA
- the acsm3 gene encoding LOW QUALITY PROTEIN: acyl-coenzyme A synthetase ACSM3, mitochondrial (The sequence of the model RefSeq protein was modified relative to this genomic sequence to represent the inferred CDS: inserted 1 base in 1 codon) has product MYLIAFRKALLNQRLTNVCKNEVFCGERGLQICRTKSTVPKNYSDYESMRRSYNPPVPLHYNFAKDVLEQWEMKEKNGQRSSLPALWWVNDIEEVRWSFEELGFHSRRLANVLCQVCALERGDRVFLILPRVPEWWLVNVACIRTGTVLIPGSYQLTARDIRHRLQASGAKCVITDETLAPLLDSVAKDCPSLRTKLLLSHRPRHNWGNMTQLMGMVSDEHVCVNTRSKEPMTIFFTSGTTGSPKMTQHSHCSFGLGLTVNGRYWLDLTERDVFWNTSDTGWAKSAWSSVFAPWIQGACVFVHHMPRFDTSTVLKTLSRYPFTTFCTAPTAYRMLVQEDKSRFWLQALEHCLCAGEPINPEVMWKWKELXGLHIYEGYGQTETVLIAGTFKGMKIKPGSFGKAAPGYDVQVVDEDGIIVPQGQEGNLAIRVKPHRPFSLFTEYTGEPERTAECFRGDFYLTGDRGMMDDEGYLWFVGRADDVILSAGYRIGPFEVENALIEHPAVAESAVVSCPDPVRGEVVKAFVVLTAAFKMNDQKELIQELQMHVKSVTAPYKYPRKIEFVDHLPKTVSGKIRRVELRKKEWEQKTSLN; this is encoded by the exons ATGTATTTGATTGCATTTCGTAAAGCTCTATTAAATCAACGCTTGACAAACGTTTGCAagaatgaagtgttttgtggCGAACGAGGGTTGCAAATATGCAGAACCAAGTCAACAGTTCCGAAAAACTACAGCGATTATGAGAGCATGAGACGGAGCTACAACCCTCCAGTTCCTCTGCATTATAATTTCGCTAAAGACGTGCTCGAGCAGTGGGAAATGAAGGAAAAG AATGGACAGAGGTCTTCTCTTCCAGCTCTGTGGTGGGTAAATGACATTGAGGAGGTCAGATGGAGTTTTGAGGAGCTGGGCTTTCACTCTAGAAGACTGGCAAATGTTCTGTGTCAGGTGTGCGCTTTGGAAAGAGGGGATCGTGTCTTTCTCATTTTACCCAGAGTTCCAGAGTGGTGGTTGGTCAATGTAGCGTGTATTAGAACTG GTACGGTTCTTATCCCTGGCTCCTATCAGCTCACGGCTCGAGATATCCGCCACAGACTGCAGGCCTCAGGGGCTAAGTGTGTGATCACGGATGAAACCTTGGCTCCGCTTCTGGACTCAGTGGCTAAGGATTGCCCGTCGCTCAGAACCAAGCTTCTGCTATCCCACAGGCCCAGACACAACTGGGGCAACATGACACAACTGATGGG aatGGTGTCAGATGAGCATGTTTGCGTGAATACCAGGAGCAAGGAGCCCATGACTATCTTCTTTACCAGTGGCACAACCGGGTCTCCTAAAATGACCCAACACAGCCACTGTAGTTTTGGCCTTGGGCTTACAGTGAACGGCAG ATACTGGCTTGATCTTACGGAAAGGGATGTTTTCTGGAACACGTCAGACACGGGTTGGGCCAAATCAGCGTGGAGCAGCGTGTTTGCTCCATGGATCCAGGgggcgtgtgtgtttgttcaccaCATGCCACGATTTGACACCAGTACAGTTCTAAAG ACTTTGTCCAGGTATCCCTTCACCACTTTCTGCACGGCACCAACAGCCTATCGAATGCTTGTACAGGAGGACAAATCCAG GTTTTGGCTCCAGGCGCTAGAACACTGTCTGTGTGCGGGGGAGCCCATAAACCCAGAGGTTATGTGGAAGTGGAAGGAGC ACGGACTACACATCTATGAAGGATATGGACAAACGGAGACT GTTTTAATAGCCGGCACATTCAAAGGCATGAAGATCAAACCTGGGTCTTTTGGAAAGGCGGCACCTGGATATGACGTTCAG GTAGTGGATGAAGATGGCATCATCGTGCCACAAGGACAGGAGGGAAACCTGGCCATTAGAGTAAAACCACACAGAcctttttctctctttacaGAGTATACG GGGGAGCCAGAGCGCACAGCAGAATGTTTCCGTGGTGATTTTTACCTGACAGGTGACAGAGGAATGATGGACGATGAAGGATATCTGTGGTTTGTTGGCAGAGCTGATGATGTCATTCTCTCTGCGGG GTATCGCATCGGCCCATTTGAAGTGGAAAATGCTCTGATAGAACATCCAGCTGTCGCAGAATCTGCCGTGGTCAGCTGCCCTGATCCGGTTCGAGGAGAG GTGGTGAAGGCATTCGTAGTTCTGACAGcagcttttaaaatgaatgaccaAAAAGAACTTATCCAGGAACTGCAAATGCATGTTAAGAGTGTCACAGCGCCCTACAAATATCCACGCAAG ATTGAGTTTGTGGATCATCTGCCGAAGACCGTAAGCGGGAAAATAAGGCGCGTGGAGTTAAGGAAGAAGGAATGGGAACAAAAGACAAGCTTAAACTGA